The genomic segment AGAAATCGATCGGCCCTGGGTTTTCAAGCAGTGGATTGTATTTACTCTCCATGAAGTTAGTATTACTACCATGAATACCAAGTATGTTATTAAGGTGAGAAAGGTGCATTTCAGGTAACGAAAGGTGAAGATCAGTGGGATTATGAGGCATAGATGACCCGGCAGAGTTGTTGGCTGATTGATCATTTGATCTTTTAGTAGTAGCGACTTTCTTGTTCTTTCTACACCCTCCACCGACAGGAATGTTCCTTAGTGTTCCGCCCTTGGTCCAGTACCTCCTACAAGTCTTGCAAAAGTACCTCGGCTGGGAGAGGCTGTAATTGTTGTAGTAGCAAAACTTGGTGTGGGTGGAGTCACACCTTGGGCACTTGACAGCTTGTTCCTGCGGAGGTCTTAGCCTCCTTTCTATCAATGGCCTTGAGCATGTGAGAATATCCCCACATGGGGATGAAGAATCCATTCCTGGCTCCTGCTGAGTCATTCCCTAAACATGGAAAAAGTGTCAGTACTGTGCAGTTTAACCATTAatctattaatttattatatatgttaGCACTAGATATTCTTTGTCCTTTTTAGGCGGCAGATAATACAATGACTAGATATTCCTTTATCCTGTCACGTTTTCAACTAGATTGTCTGAACTTAAAAAATACTACCAGAATAAACTAGTTGTACAATAATTGCTAAATAAGACCCGAAAAAGTTTACTGTTGTCAAAATTAATGTGTTTTTCATCGTACTATTTAGGATTAAACTGCCCAAAAAAAGTGCTTTTGCTTGATTATAGATATAATAAATCTAAATGTGTTCAATAAAAATGCGAGCTTGTACTCCAAAATCATTCATTCCATGTCGAAGTTATTGAAAGTTCAAAAGCATATTAAATGCTTCTAATAATTAACACTGTTTAATATGCAATGCATGGAGTCATGCTCATTATGCTAGATGTCAGGCTAGGCAAAACGAGGCATTCCAAGCGCCAAGTACTGTAATAAGCATACCTGAAGCCAATCAGATGAATCCATGCAAACTTGAAGAGAATTAAAACCcatcaaacaaacaaacaaactgAAAACCAAATATATCTCCCTCTCACGCTTTATCTTCACTAACACTTTTTCTAAATATGCCACTAAATACAATAGAGAAAGGGATAGAGAGCAGATCAAAGGCAGAAGAAGAGAGAGTGAGGGAGGGAGGGATATTAGAAAGGGAAATGGCCTGTCAGATACAGGGAGGAAGCTGTAAATAAGAAGGAAGAAAAAGGtctagagagagagagagagtcgCTGCAATCCCTTCCATTCTTAGTCGTCGGTGGGCTAAAACAATTATATTATTCTATGGGGCCAACAATGCTGTACAATCCAAGGACAGAGGTCCCACTTATTAGATCTTTACGAATACTCAGCTTGAAAATGTAGGACTTTGATGTCACCTTGGTCGTCCTGTTGGGACAACCTTAGCCGTGTGATCATTTGTTAAGAGTATGTCAGAAATATCGGCATTGGTAGGGGTATAACACTGAAAACACATGTTTTGACGTCACCCACCATCCACCCACAAGAGGAGAAGAAAGAATTATAGTTTATGTGGGGGTGTTTTTCGATAAAGAAGAGAAGGGCATATCGAAAGAGCACTCCACTTGCGGGTCCAATTTCAGTAACTCTCACATTTGTTCTTGGATTCTAAAACCAGACAAATATTGAATACGACACTTGATTCCTAGCTTGGCTAGAACACAGAGTCCCTTTGGACAACCAATTTCAGTAACTAGCTTCAGGATCACACTTGCCCAAGAGGCCAACATCCCCATTTGACAGGTGAATAAAGTGCCCACGTTTCACCCTACACTTGACACTTCCTTGGAGTAAACTCCATCATTAATTTTCCTTTTGGGTTCAGGAAATAATGATCTCCCAATCATAACACAATGcccctttttttctcttcttggATCCCCCCTAATTCCCAAAAAGGAAGGCAAGGTATTTTGGAGTCACAGTAAGTGACTAATCATTTGTTAATCCATTAAGTTGCTCTCATGATGATGTttgttgaaatctttaaaattttgaacTACTGTACTATTTGGTTAAGTATGAGTAATGTGAAAGAGGGTTTGGGTTACTTTTTGAAATAATAGATACGTATGAGATTTGAGGATCATTTCAGGCATGCACcacatttaaaaaatttgacCAATAGTTGTATCTTGTGCTAAGGGTAGTGATAGTGGACTAGAAAGATTTCGTTGCCTGATAGTGACAAAAATCAATGTGAAATCATGGATTTTTGGACTTGGATCAAACTGTTAGTTACTTCATTCGTAAGAAAAATATATAGTCAAATTAACCATTTGGATGTGAGACTTGGCTTTGCTTCATTGTCTATTTCCTGTCTGTTTTTTTTCCTCAAACCAAATAATATATCGTAATGTGGAATATATTTACTTAGTAtcgttgttttaaaatttttttcctctttttcatGAATAATATAGTAATAAGGAAGTATTATATCTCATACAACTTTTCTACCTCAAttatctatatatgtatatatagcaaCAAAGAAAGGTGAACACTATAGCTCATTATGATCCAATTAGTAAATATAATCTCATGAATACATTGATTACCCGATTcaataaattaacaattttattaatatataatttattataaatttattgaataaataaagCATTCTCAAactctaaattttatttatttaaaattatgtatttatataaattcaaaaactatatatattttaagaaaattacaTCCCAATAAATCCTATTGcgtttttacaaaa from the Gossypium hirsutum isolate 1008001.06 chromosome D09, Gossypium_hirsutum_v2.1, whole genome shotgun sequence genome contains:
- the LOC107890891 gene encoding dof zinc finger protein DOF5.6 isoform X1; the protein is MKIDQIPLSSPPNVFPLCWFPKCSFPSAGEIGALYPISFPHFRLSKLYFLFFVPLPQQGMTQQEPGMDSSSPCGDILTCSRPLIERRLRPPQEQAVKCPRCDSTHTKFCYYNNYSLSQPRYFCKTCRRYWTKGGTLRNIPVGGGCRKNKKVATTKRSNDQSANNSAGSSMPHNPTDLHLSLPEMHLSHLNNILGIHGSNTNFMESKYNPLLENPGPIDFLSRNYDVMGNGELGMIGGLGDCSPYGMSLDGNVNTITFMDTYQRMTFPYAANEDQHATDVKPNTKLLSLDCWQDQGCSDAGKDTYGFFNNLGSWNDE
- the LOC107890891 gene encoding dof zinc finger protein DOF5.6 isoform X2, giving the protein MGFNSLQVCMDSSDWLQGMTQQEPGMDSSSPCGDILTCSRPLIERRLRPPQEQAVKCPRCDSTHTKFCYYNNYSLSQPRYFCKTCRRYWTKGGTLRNIPVGGGCRKNKKVATTKRSNDQSANNSAGSSMPHNPTDLHLSLPEMHLSHLNNILGIHGSNTNFMESKYNPLLENPGPIDFLSRNYDVMGNGELGMIGGLGDCSPYGMSLDGNVNTITFMDTYQRMTFPYAANEDQHATDVKPNTKLLSLDCWQDQGCSDAGKDTYGFFNNLGSWNDE